A single region of the Epinephelus fuscoguttatus linkage group LG14, E.fuscoguttatus.final_Chr_v1 genome encodes:
- the LOC125900814 gene encoding kazal-type serine protease inhibitor domain-containing protein 1-like, producing MQVSSMIKLCLCVCISMSVWLHVSLGLPPQHLGWLRLWKEGEGCRECNQHLCPPLPNNCPAGRVRDECGCCEQCANVEGQQCDPDGAQKFYGRCGEGLICQRKMPKRGHRAEPEPTCVCQDKNPVCGSDGWTYPNVCQMREAASRHNITLGRIGTGPCHSAPRVLRGPRNLFNYTGNDIVFGCEVSAYPLPNLGWKKTGIENFLPGDDPHISVQARGGPQRYTVSTWLQIQGLHLSDAGVYSCISHNALGETSASAQLTVLRQVVKVMKGHAEEEQERSDHLEEGNADGQLASGDYPGFI from the exons ATGCAGGTCAGCAGCATGATTAAGctctgcctgtgtgtatgtatttccATGAGTGTATGGCTCCACGTTTCCCTCGGGTTGCCACCCCAGCACCTTGGATGGCTGCGGCTGTGGAAGGAGGGTGAAGGTTGCAGGGAGTGCAACCAGCACCTCTGTCCCCCACTCCCCAACAACTGTCCTGCAGGTCGGGTGCGGGACGAATGTGGATGCTGTGAACAGTGTGCTAATGTGGAGGGGCAGCAATGTGACCCGGATGGGGCTCAGAAGTTCTACGGCCGCTGTGGAGAGGGCCTAATCTGCCAGAGGAAAATGCCAAAGAGGGGACACAGGGCTGAGCCAGAGCCTACATGTGTATGTCAGGACAAGAACCCTGTGTGTGGCTCAGATGGTTGGACCTATCCAAATGTTTGCCAGATGAGAGAGGCTGCCAGCCGCCATAATATAACCCTTGGGCGCATTGGAACAGGACCTTGCCACTCTG CTCCCCGTGTCCTTCGAGGCCCCAGAAACCTGTTCAACTACACCGGGAATGACATCGTGTTTGGCTGTGAGGTCTCAGCCTACCCTCTTCCAAACTTAGGCTGGAAGAAGACAGGGATTGAAAACTTCCTGCCAGGAGATGATCCTCACATCTCTGTCCAG GCTCGAGGCGGTCCCCAGCGCTACACTGTGTCTACCTGGCTTCAGATACAAGGCCTCCACCTCTCTGATGCAGGGGTCTACTCTTGCATATCCCACAATGCCTTGGGGGAAACGTCTGCATCGGCACAGCTCACAGTATTGAGACAGG TGGTAAAGGTGATGAAAGGCCACgctgaggaggagcaggagcgCTCTGATCATCTGGAGGAAGGCAATGCTGATGGACAGCTGGCATCTGGAGATTACCCGGGATTCATTTAA